A stretch of the Arachis stenosperma cultivar V10309 chromosome 6, arast.V10309.gnm1.PFL2, whole genome shotgun sequence genome encodes the following:
- the LOC130936010 gene encoding pentatricopeptide repeat-containing protein At1g26900, mitochondrial-like yields the protein MKEGVPALHLHHKVALLLESSCKTQSHISQIHAFMLKTALINLPFPLSKLLAASISHVHYAASIFNSAPNPNLFMFNTMLRGYSISNSPAKALPLFNQLRNCPILIDRFSFITVIKACTRLSNLVFGRGLHGLALRSGTLLFLDFRNTLLHFYCVSRRLGDAHNLFDEFPRRNDLVSWNTLMAGHLLASKPELTFHLFRKMRCCGVEASVATALSLLSAATDMRSFLGGKCLHGYYIRLGLSSNLNVLTALIDLYARMGRIFLAHRVFDGVAQKDVILWNCLIGKYARNGLLGEAVKLLQQMSLERCKPNSSTLVGLLSGCPASGSMQVVRYVTNFMVEEKLELDAVLGTALVNAYAKCGFLDEATDIFERMKGKDMKAWTAMISGHGIHGQPTNAVNLFNRMENEGFRPNEVTFLAVLSACSHGGLVIEGMEIFKSMVCKYGFSPQVEHYGSFIDLLGRAGMLHEAHKLIESLPIKGDATAWRTLLSACRVYGDVKLGECVKDVLSSIYTEHPTDSLLISGIYVAAGRISDLIRLQEMKQTNAVTVETDGGNMLKEAGVSIVEIDNQG from the coding sequence ATGAAAGAGGGTGTTCCAGCATTGCATTTGCATCACAAGGTAGCTCTTCTCTTGGAATCATCATGCAAAACCCAATCCCACATTTCTCAAATTCACGCCTTTATGCTCAAAACCGCACTCATCAACCTTCCCTTCCCGCTCAGCAAGCTCCTCGCAGCATCAATCTCACACGTCCACTACGCTGCCTCCATTTTCAATTCTGCTCCAAACCCCAATCTTTTCATGTTCAACACTATGCTTAGAGGATATTCCATCAGCAACTCCCCTGCCAAGGCCTTGCCCCTTTTCAACCAACTTAGGAACTGCCCAATTCTCATTGACCGCTTCTCTTTCATCACTGTCATCAAGGCTTGTACTAGGCTTTCCAACCTTGTCTTTGGGCGAGGCCTTCATGGCCTTGCACTCAGGTCTGGAACTCTGCTTTTTCTTGATTTCAGGAATACCCTTTTGCATTTCTACTGTGTTTCCAGGAGACTTGGAGATGCTCACAACCTGTTTGATGAATTTCCCCGACGAAATGACTTGGTCTCATGGAACACTTTGATGGCTGGCCACCTTCTTGCTTCTAAGCCTGAGCTGACCTTTCATTTGTTTCGGAAGATGCGTTGTTGCGGGGTTGAAGCGAGTGTTGCAACTGCATTGAGTCTTTTGTCGGCAGCTACTGATATGCGGAGTTTTCTTGGAGGGAAGTGTCTTCATGGTTACTATATCCGACTTGGACTTAGTTCTAATTTGAATGTTCTTACTGCATTGATTGATCTCTATGCAAGAATGGGTCGTATCTTTTTGGCACATCGAGTTTTTGATGGTGTTGCTCAAAAGGACGTTATCCTGTGGAACTGCTTGATTGGCAAGTATGCAAGAAATGGGCTGCTTGGAGAAGCAGTAAAATTGCTGCAGCAAATGAGTCTTGAAAGGTGTAAACCTAATTCTTCTACTTTAGTTGGGTTGCTTTCGGGTTGCCCTGCTTCCGGATCTATGCAAGTAGTACGATACGTTACTAATTTTATGGTAGAGGAGAAACTAGAGCTGGATGCAGTTCTTGGAACAGCACTTGTTAATGCATATGCCAAATGTGGCTTTCTAGACGAGGCTACAGACATATTTGAGAGGATGAAGGGTAAAGATATGAAAGCATGGACAGCCATGATTTCAGGTCATGGAATTCACGGCCAGCCGACTAATGCTGTTAATCTTTTCAACAGGATGGAGAATGAAGGGTTTAGACCAAATGAGGTTACATTCTTGGCAGTTCTCAGTGCTTGTAGCCATGGAGGGCTTGTAATTGAGGGGATGGAAATTTTTAAGAGCATGGTTTGCAAATATGGCTTTTCACCACAAGTTGAACATTATGGATCTTTCATTGATCTTCTAGGTCGAGCAGGGATGCTACATGAAGCGCACAAACTAATTGAAAGTTTGCCTATTAAGGGCGATGCAACTGCATGGCGTACATTGCTTTCTGCTTGCCGAGTCTATGGTGATGTTAAATTGGGGGAATGTGTGAAAGATGTGCTAAGCAGCATTTATACAGAGCATCCTACAGATTCACTCCTGATTTCTGGCATTTACGTTGCTGCTGGAAGAATCTCAGATCTAATAAGATTGCAAGAAATGAAGCAAACTAATGCTGTTACAGTTGAAACTGATGGAGGAAATATGTTGAAGGAAGCTGGAGTCAGTATAGTTGAAATTGATAATCAGGGATGA